A region of Arabidopsis thaliana chromosome 5, partial sequence DNA encodes the following proteins:
- the NSH5 gene encoding Inosine-uridine preferring nucleoside hydrolase family protein (Inosine-uridine preferring nucleoside hydrolase family protein; FUNCTIONS IN: molecular_function unknown; INVOLVED IN: biological_process unknown; LOCATED IN: endomembrane system; CONTAINS InterPro DOMAIN/s: Inosine/uridine-preferring nucleoside hydrolase (InterPro:IPR001910); BEST Arabidopsis thaliana protein match is: inosine-uridine preferring nucleoside hydrolase family protein (TAIR:AT5G18860.1); Has 1807 Blast hits to 1807 proteins in 277 species: Archae - 0; Bacteria - 0; Metazoa - 736; Fungi - 347; Plants - 385; Viruses - 0; Other Eukaryotes - 339 (source: NCBI BLink).), producing the protein MLSPRRFILVVTILGLLGHNLTHVLNSPHRILLDTDVDTDDFIALLYLLKLNKTEFDLVGITLSANSWTNAGHGVNHIYDILYMMGRDDITVGVGGEGGILEDGTILPDVGDYLPIIEQGMTTAGGCRYRQSIPKGRIQKIDSNYGFRKHFLPQGNRRYTPLEQPTAQKVIVDKVSEGPISIFVIGSHTNLALFMMSNPHLKHNIQHIYVMGGSVRCQNPNGFCGNLFTDYTSNPYAEFNIFTDPFAAYQVFRLLWFL; encoded by the exons aTGTTGAGTCCACGAAGGTTCATTCTAGTCGTCACCATTCTTGGACTCTTAGGTCATAACCTCACACATGTTCTGAATAGCCCACACCGTATTCTCTTGGACACAGATGTCGACACAGACGATTTCATCGCTCTCTTGTACCTCTTGAAGCTCAACAAAACAGAATTCGATCTAGTC GGGATCACATTAAGTGCCAATTCTTGGACAAACGCAGGACATGGAGTGAATCATATATACGACATTCTTTACATGATGGGTCGTGACGATATCACCGTTGGTGTTGGAGGAGAAGGTGGGATTCTCGAAGATGGTACTATTCTTCCTGACGTCGGTGATTATCTTCCGATCATCGAACag GGGATGACAACAGCAGGAGGATGCAGATACAGACAATCCATTCCAAAAGGTCGTATACAAAAGATTGACTCCAATTATGGATTTCGTAAACATTTTCTTCCTCAG GGGAACCGAAGATACACTCCTCTCGAGCAACCAACGGCACAAAAAGTAATCGTCGACAAAGTTTCTGAAGGTCCAATCAGCATCTTCGTGATCGGTTCTCACACCAATCTAGCTCTCTTCATGATGTCAAATCCTCACCTCAAACATAACATCCAACACATTTACGTTATGGGTGGTAGTGTACGCTGTCAAAACCCTAACGGATTCTGCGGAAACTTGTTCACAGATTATACAAGTAATCCTTACGCTGAATTCAACATCTTCACCGATCCTTTTGCTGCTTACCAG GTGTTCCGATTACTATGGTTCCTTTAG
- a CDS encoding RNA-directed DNA polymerase (reverse transcriptase)-related family protein (RNA-directed DNA polymerase (reverse transcriptase)-related family protein; CONTAINS InterPro DOMAIN/s: RNA-directed DNA polymerase (reverse transcriptase), related (InterPro:IPR015706); BEST Arabidopsis thaliana protein match is: RNA-directed DNA polymerase (reverse transcriptase)-related family protein (TAIR:AT4G04650.1); Has 1807 Blast hits to 1807 proteins in 277 species: Archae - 0; Bacteria - 0; Metazoa - 736; Fungi - 347; Plants - 385; Viruses - 0; Other Eukaryotes - 339 (source: NCBI BLink).), producing MIQLKPSIVEFMRCDMGNGESASFWYDAWTDFGQLLTFLGAAGPRQLRIRQDARVVEASRNGDWFLPAARSDNSQLFLAALTMAPVPHESRGQDSFLWRNAAGSYLPSFSSRDTWEQIRVHSPTVPWAKVVWFKEYIPRFSLITWMSFLERLPTRDRLRGWGMNIPSSWVLCSNGDETHAHLFFECSFSLAIWEFFASKFRPSPPFGLPAASSWILQLPLRSHSTTILKLLLQSAVYHVWKERNARIFTSISSSASSLRLAIDRTMRNRLLSFPSADLRSPSLLQFYFSRFSYPV from the coding sequence ATGATTCAGCTGAAACCTTCCATTGTGGAGTTCATGAGGTGTGATATGGGTAATGGTGAATCCGCCTCTTTCTGGTATGATGCCTGGACGGATTTTGGACAGCTTTTAACTTTTCTTGGAGCGGCTGGTCCTCGACAACTTCGTATAAGGCAAGATGCTCGCGTAGTTGAAGCTTCAAGAAATGGGGATTGGTTCTTGCCAGCTGCAAGATCTGATAATTCGCAGCTTTTCTTGGCTGCTCTTACGATGGCCCCTGTGCCTCATGAAAGTAGGGGACAAGACTCTTTCCTATGGCGTAACGCTGCAGGTTCGTATCtaccttctttctcttctcgtGACACTTGGGAACAGATTCGGGTTCACTCACCCACTGTTCCATGGGCAAAAGTTGTTTGGTTTAAAGAGTACATCCCTCGGTTCTCTCTTATCACTTGGATGAGTTTTCTTGAAAGGCTGCCCACGAGAGATCGACTGAGAGGTTGGGGCATGAATATTCCCTCCTCTTGGGTTCTTTGCTCAAATGGGGATGAAACTCATGCACATCTCTTCTTTGAGTGCTCCTTCTCTTTGGCAATTTGGGAGTTCTTTGCTTCGAAGTTTCGGCCATCTCCTCCTTTTGGGCTGCCTGCTGCTTCGTCCTGGATTCTACAATTGCCTCTCCGATCTCATTCCACCACCATCCTCAAGCTTCTCCTCCAATCGGCAGTCTACCATGTTTGGAAAGAACGCAACGCTCGGATCTTCACCTCCATCTCATCCTCGGCCTCCTCTCTCCGTTTGGCAATTGATCGGACTATGCGGAATCGTCTTTTGTCTTTTCCCTCGGCTGACTTGCGCTccccttctcttcttcagttTTACTTCTCTAGATTTTCTTATCCAGTGTAA
- a CDS encoding Low-density receptor-like protein (unknown protein; FUNCTIONS IN: molecular_function unknown; INVOLVED IN: biological_process unknown; LOCATED IN: endomembrane system; EXPRESSED IN: 23 plant structures; EXPRESSED DURING: 13 growth stages; Has 1807 Blast hits to 1807 proteins in 277 species: Archae - 0; Bacteria - 0; Metazoa - 736; Fungi - 347; Plants - 385; Viruses - 0; Other Eukaryotes - 339 (source: NCBI BLink).) gives MASPSSSPTTRIWFRTVILIALMVVLFYVGRPLYWKISATIHDIRHNKQSVREGISQIVHEAQRSVGWYHDESDSGFREGHNKKSGIAVSRRLLFAGDQ, from the exons ATGGCGTCTCCATCATCGTCACCGACAACAAGAATCTGGTTCCGTACAGTGATCTTAATCGCTTTAATGGTGGTTCTCTTCTACGTTGGCCGTCCTCTCTACTGGAAGATCTCTGCCACAATCCACGACATCCGCCACAACAAACAATCCGTCAGAGAAg GTATTTCTCAGATCGTACACGAAGCGCAGAGATCAGTGGGATGGTATCACGACGAATCGGATTCAGGGTTCCGAGAAGGTCACAACAAGAAATCGGGAATCGCCGTCTCTCGGAGGCTTCTTTTCGCCGGAGATCAGTGA
- the NSH3 gene encoding inosine-uridine preferring nucleoside hydrolase family protein yields the protein MLTSPTLKSLWFLFTILGLLGQNLPCVLSSSHRILVDTDVDTDDLFAILYLLKLNKSEFDLVGITLSANAWTNAGHAVNQVYDLLHMMDRDDIPVGVGGEGGISDDGTIHSDVGGYFPIIEQGMTTTGECRYRQAIPKGLGGLLDIDSNYGFRKQFLPQGNRRYTPLQQPTAQKVIVDKISEGPTTVILLGSHTNFALFLMSNPHLKHNIQHIYIMGGGVRSQNPTGCCPANSTVAECQPRQCGNRGNLFTDYTSNPYSEFNIFADPFAAYQVFHSGVPVTLVPLDATNTIPINQKFFETFENNYQRTYEAQYVFLSLKIARDTWFDDEFYKSYFMWDSFTAGVAVSIMRNSANKNNKNGENDFAEMEYMNITVVTSNKPYGRSDGSNPFFDNRRTPKFNLALGGVHSGHVQTGLRDPTCLPKSGIGRGKCKDGYTQEISGSDSVRVLVATRAKPNINIKSKLDREFYVDFLEVLNRPEETGRFNFSSQFPYYKEELFRPDLSKTRPGKPVVFDMDMSAGDFLSLFYLLKVPVDKIDLKAIIVSPTGWANAATIDVVYDLLHMMGRDDIPVGLGDMLALNQSDPIFPPVGGCKYVKAIPRGCGGFLDSDTLYGLARDLPRSPRRYTAENSVTHGAPRDTDRPELRQPLAIEVWQNLTKSGNGVSKITVLTNGPLTNLAKIISSDKKSSSLIKEVYIVGGHINREKSDKGNIFTIPSNAYAEFNMFLDPLAAKTVLESALNITLVPLATQHKLSSFQTMLDRLYSSTKTPEARFVKRLLVRLQALHQKHRRYTHIDMFLGEVLGAVLLGGDDASLKPKMRAEHIKVIAEGDESRDGKILIDKLRGKQIKILERVDLISISESFASRLDDKKQSAVIGSFEEQKKIWSTPPS from the exons ATGTTGACGAGCCCTACTTTGAAGAGTTTATGGTTCTTGTTCACTATTCTTGGACTCTTAGGACAAAACCTCCCTTGTGTTCTGTCTAGTTCACACCGTATTCTAGTGGATACAGATGTCGACACAGACGATTTATTCGCTATACTCTACCTCCTGAAACTCAACAAATCAGAATTTGATCTAGTC GGGATTACACTGAGTGCAAATGCATGGACAAACGCAGGACACGCCGTGAATCAAGTGTATGATTTATTGCACATGATGGATCGTGACGATATCCCCGTTGGTGTCGGCGGCGAAGGTGGGATTAGCGACGACGGTACTATTCACTCTGACGTCGGTGGTTATTTTCCCATCATCGAACAg GGGATGACAACAACAGGGGAATGTAGATACAGACAAGCCATTCCTAAAGGTCTTGGAGGCCTTCTCGACATAGACTCCAATTATGGATTTCGTAAACAGTTTCTTCCTCAg GGGAACAGAAGATACACTCCTCTCCAACAACCAACGGCACAAAAAGTGATCGTCGACAAAATTTCCGAAGGTCCAACCACCGTAATCCTTCTCGGATCCCACACCAATTTTGCACTCTTCTTGATGTCAAATCCTCACTTGAAACACAACATCCAACACATCTACATCATGGGCGGTGGTGTCCGATCACAAAACCCCACCGGCTGTTGTCCGGCGAACTCCACGGTGGCGGAATGTCAACCACGACAGTGCGGGAACCGTGGAAACTTGTTCACAGATTATACAAGTAATCCTTACTCTGAATTCAACATCTTCGCTGATCCTTTCGCTGCTTACCAG GTGTTTCATTCAGGTGTTCCAGTGACTCTGGTTCCTCTAGATGCAACCAACACTATTCCGATCAACCAGAAGTTCTTTGAGACATTCGAGAATAATTACCAGAGAACATACGAAGCTCAATACGTTTTCTTATCTCTGAAAATCGCCAGAGACACTTGGTTCGACGATGAATTCTACAAG AGCTACTTCATGTGGGATTCTTTCACGGCTGGTGTTGCAGTCTCAATCATGAGAAACTCTGCtaataagaacaacaaaaatggtGAGAACGATTTCGCGGAGATGGAGTATATGAACATAACCGTTGTTACTTCAAACAAACCTTATGGAAGATCAGATGGCTCAAATCCATTCTTTGATAATAGAAGAACTCCAAAATTTAACCTAGCCCTTGGAGGAGTTCACAGTGGTCATGTTCAGACGGGTTTGCGAGATCCAACTTGCTTACCGAAAAGCGGAATAGGAAGAGGAAAGTGTAAG GATGGTTACACACAAGAGATCTCTGGTTCTGATTCTGTTCGTGTTCTTGTTGCGACACGAGCTAAACCcaacataaacatcaaaagtaAACTTGACAGAGAATTCTATGTTGATTTCCTGGAA GTTTTGAATAGACCTGAAGAAACAGGGAGATTTAACTTTTCATCTCAGTTTCCATACTACAAAGAAGAATTGTTTAGACCAGATCTTAGCAAAACACGTCCCGGAAAGCCTGTTGTTTTCGATATGGACATGAGCGCCGGAgatttcctctctctcttctacCTCCTCAAAGTTCCGGTGGATAAAATCGATTTGAAG GCTATTATTGTGAGCCCAACCGGTTGGGCTAATGCAGCAACAATAGACGTGGTCTATGATCTGCTTCATATGATGGGTCGGGACGATATTCCAGTGGGCTTGGGAGACATGTTGGCATTGAACCAATCCGACCCGATTTTTCCACCGGTTGGAGGTTGCAAGTACGTCAAGGCTATTCCACGAGGCTGTGGCGGATTTCTGGATTCCGACACTCTCTACGGTCTTGCTCGTGACCTTCCGAGAAGCCCTCGCAG ATACACTGCAGAGAATTCAGTGACACATGGAGCTCCCAGGGACACTGATAGGCCTGAACTCCGACAACCTCTGGCTATTGAAGTTTGGCAAAATCTGACCAAATCTGGTAATGGAGTGTCTAAGATCACTGTACTAACCAATGGACCGTTAACTAACTTAGCCAAGATTATCTCATCAGATAAAAAATCATCCTCACTAATCAAG GAAGTTTACATCGTGGGTGGACATATAAACCGTGAGAAATCAGACAAAGGGAACATTTTCACGATTCCTTCAAATGCATATGCTGAATTCAATATGTTTCTTGATCCTTTAGCAGCTAAGACCGTTCTTGAATCCGCTCTAAACATCACACTCGTCCCTCTAGCAACACAACACAAGTTGAGTTCTTTCCAAACAATGCTTGATAGACTCTATTCCTCGACGAAAACACCAGAAGCTCGGTTTGTGAAACGGTTGCTTGTAAGATTGCAAGCTCTTCATCAGAAACACAGGAGATACACGCACATC GACATGTTCTTAGGGGAAGTTCTTGGAGCAGTTCTTTTGGGAGGCGATGACGCTTCACTGAAGCCGAAAATGAGAGCCGAGCACATAAAAGTGATCGCGGAAGGGGATGAATCGAGAGATGGTAAGATATTGATCGATAAACTGCGCGgcaaacaaataaagataCTCGAAAGAGTAGACCTAATAAGCATCTCTGAGAGTTTTGCTTCTAGACTCGATGATAAGAAACAATCTGCAGTAATAGGAAGctttgaagaacaaaagaagatatggAGCACACCACCAAGCTGA